CGGTCGGTCCTGGTCCACCACCTCCCCGGCGGCGATGACACCGAGGCCCAGGTGCGGGCCGTGGGGGAGGCGGAAGCGTACCTCGCAGGGGTGGCCGACCGGCTGCAGCGGCGGGGCCTCAAGCGAGTCCGTTGGGCAGTCTGGTATGACGAGCCCGCCGCCGCGATCACCCAGGCGGTCGCGCGGAACGGGGTGGATCTGATCACCATGGCCACCCACGGCCGGGGCGGGTTGAGCCGCCTGGTCCTCGGCAGCGTGGCAGAGGCCGTCGTCCGGTCGGCCCGGGTCCCGGTCCTCCTGATCCGGGGCCAGTCCGCCTGGAAGCCCTGGGCGACCCGGAAGATGCTGGTCCCCCTCGATGGATCGGAGCTCTCTGAGGGCATCTTGCGGGTCGCGCAGCGGCTGGCCGGTGCGCGGGACCTTACCGTTGTCCTGTTCACGGTCATTGACCCGCTGGGCTTGCGCGGCATGGGCGAGACCTCGACGCGCCTGCCCGAGCTGATGGCCCACCAACGCGGGGATGCCGAGCGGCACCTGGCCAAGGTCGCGGAACCCCTCCGGGACGCGGGGCTGCGGGTGGAGTGCGTGGTCGGGTTGGGGAGGGCGGCCGAGGCGATCGCGGCCCTTGCCGGACGGGAGCAGGTGGATCTGATCGCGATGGCCACCCACGGCCGGAACGGGCTGAGCCGGCTGCTCATGGGGAGTGTAGCGGCGGACGTGCTCAGGAGGGCGCCGGTGCCGGTCCTGCTCTTCAAGGCGGGAGAACGGGCCGGATGAGTGGCGAGGCCCTCGCCACAGGAGGGGAGCATGACCCAGCCATGGATGCTGCTGACCGCGATCGTCGGCCTGGGCCTCGTATACGTTCTGGTGCCGGTCTTTCTCCAGACCTTCCGGCGCTTCCGGTCCCCGAAGCGCCTCGCCTGTCCCGTGACGGGGGGAAGGGCGGCCGTCCGGGTTGACGCGTCCCGCGCGGCGCTCACCGACGCCCTCGTCGGCCGCCCGCGCTTCCGAGTGGGGGACTGCTCGCTGTGGCCCGAGCGGAGCGGGTGCGCGCAGGGCTGCCTCGCCCGGCTCCAGTAGCGGCTGCGGGCGGGAAGGGGTCTGGGTCTCGCAAAAGGAGGGCCCAATGGGCAGGCGTCGCGGGCGGGCTGCGAAGTCGAGCGGGGGGATGCTTCGGTACTGGGTGCCGGGCGTGGCAGTCGCGCTGGTGGTGGGTGGGATCGCCCTCGCCTGGCTCGCCCGGGCGCCGGCGCCTCCCCGTGCCTCGGGCGGTCCCGGGCTGTCGGCGGTCAAGGCCGTGCCGGCCGCCGCGCGCCGCGAGACCCGACCGACCCTCGACCCGGCGCTCTTCGTCGGGAAGGCGGCGCTGGCCCACCGGGTCGCGCGGGAGATCCCCGACACTCTCGACCAGCTCTACTGTTACTGCGAGTGCGACAAGCACCTGGGCCACAAGAGCCTGCTCTCCTGCTATACGGACGGCCACGCGGCCACCTGAGACATCTGCATGGACGAGGCGCTGGATGCGTCTCGCATGGTGAAGGCCGGGTACCCGGTGGCCTGGATCCGCGCCGAGATCGACCGGAAGTACGGCCGATGATCTCTCGCCTGCTGG
Above is a window of Candidatus Methylomirabilis sp. DNA encoding:
- a CDS encoding universal stress protein, which gives rise to MKRLLVPLDGSPLAESILAVAEEWAKEEEAEVSLLRSVLVHHLPGGDDTEAQVRAVGEAEAYLAGVADRLQRRGLKRVRWAVWYDEPAAAITQAVARNGVDLITMATHGRGGLSRLVLGSVAEAVVRSARVPVLLIRGQSAWKPWATRKMLVPLDGSELSEGILRVAQRLAGARDLTVVLFTVIDPLGLRGMGETSTRLPELMAHQRGDAERHLAKVAEPLRDAGLRVECVVGLGRAAEAIAALAGREQVDLIAMATHGRNGLSRLLMGSVAADVLRRAPVPVLLFKAGERAG
- a CDS encoding CYCXC family (seleno)protein is translated as MGRRRGRAAKSSGGMLRYWVPGVAVALVVGGIALAWLARAPAPPRASGGPGLSAVKAVPAAARRETRPTLDPALFVGKAALAHRVAREIPDTLDQLYCYCECDKHLGHKSLLSCYTDGHAATUDICMDEALDASRMVKAGYPVAWIRAEIDRKYGR